The nucleotide sequence ACCACGCGGATCTGCGCGTTGGGCGGGCTGACGTTCACGGTGACCCACAGGTTCTTCGCCTTGGCGTGCTTGCGCACGTTCGTGATGGCCTCCTGCCCGATGCGCAGCAGCTCGGCCTCGACCTCGGGACGCAGGCGGTCGTGCTCTTCCTGGTGCGCGAGATGCACCTTGAGCCCGGCCTGGGTGCCCACCTGACGGGCGTAGGCCGACAGCGACGTGCCGAGGCCGCCGTCGTGGTCGAGGTCGCTGCGCAGGTCGAAGATCGAGTGCCGCAGGTTGGACAGGATGCGGGTGAGCTCCTGCCGCAGCGTGGTCGACAGCGACTTGGCGTCGGCGTCGGTGGTGCGGGCGATGAGATCGTCGACGAGGTAGCCCAGCGAGGTCAGCTCCTGGGCGATGCCGTCGTGGATCTCGCGCGCCAGCCGGCGCCGCTCCTCGCGGGTGGCCAGTTCGCGCACCTCGTCGAAGAGCAGCGCGGTCTCCAGCCGCAGCGCGCCCTCGTCGGTGGAGCCGACGAGCAGCTGCAGCTCCTCGGACGAGACCTGGTCGGGCACGTCGGCGACGATGACGCCCATCGTGCGCGACCCGACCCGCAGCGGCAGCACGACGCGGTAGCCGCGCCGCCCGTTCGGGGTCCAGGCGGGCGTCTCGCTGCTCCACGCCTCGAGGACGACGGGGTCGCGCTCGGCGCCGAGCAGCCAGCCGTCGTCCTCGCCGCGGTGGGCGAGCGGGAACAGGTTGCCGCCCTCGCGCCGCACCAGCAGCGCGGCCCGGCGGACGGCGAGCGGCCCGGCGACGTGGTCGAGCAGGCCCTCCGCCAGCGTGCCGGGGTCG is from Jiangella alkaliphila and encodes:
- a CDS encoding GAF domain-containing sensor histidine kinase, with the protein product MAVARPGMLALVIALTGSARSVVTDWWWLGALALVALAAAISERILPRTRVRVAAEMALASVIVGLGLPEAYLALPYLLVPAFAAGLAGSIMGTAITTLTGAIGLVIGNILAGGNLIELPTFGSVSVWVVIIFATGAIGAWVLRLDSIQIADGGRYAAAYRLLSELRVVSRRLSVGLDPGTLAEGLLDHVAGPLAVRRAALLVRREGGNLFPLAHRGEDDGWLLGAERDPVVLEAWSSETPAWTPNGRRGYRVVLPLRVGSRTMGVIVADVPDQVSSEELQLLVGSTDEGALRLETALLFDEVRELATREERRRLAREIHDGIAQELTSLGYLVDDLIARTTDADAKSLSTTLRQELTRILSNLRHSIFDLRSDLDHDGGLGTSLSAYARQVGTQAGLKVHLAHQEEHDRLRPEVEAELLRIGQEAITNVRKHAKAKNLWVTVNVSPPNAQIRVVDDGMGMRELPRGRYGLEIMAERARRVGAKLDIDEGPEGGTVVDVSLGNIAHGEG